In Citrus sinensis cultivar Valencia sweet orange chromosome 2, DVS_A1.0, whole genome shotgun sequence, a single genomic region encodes these proteins:
- the LOC102618378 gene encoding CBL-interacting serine/threonine-protein kinase 20, with protein sequence MEKKAGILMNKYELGRLLGQGTFAKVYHGRNLKTGQSVAIKIVDKEKIRRVGLIDQIKREISVMRLVRHPNIVQLYEVMASKTKIYFAMEYVRGGELFNKVAKGKLREEVARKYFQQLVDAVEFCHSRGVYHRDLKPENLLLDENGDLKISDFGLSALQESTRQDGLLHTTCGTPAYVAPEVINKRGYDGAKADIWSCGVVLFVLLAGNLPFYDSNLMELYKKITRAEFKCPNWFPPEVRKLLSRILDPNPSTRVTMAKLMENYWFRKGYKKIETPESPRGQDRNKLISDIHAVFECESSSSRDTDPPTNSCRSPVRPSSFNAFDIISLSKGFNLSGLFEGDANSKLEARFTTTKPASAIVSKFEEIAVTESCKFNKKDGTVKLQHNRQGRKGQLAVDAEIFEVTPAFHVVELKKAAGDTMEYKDFCNQGLRPSLKDIVWTWQGNDEQ encoded by the coding sequence ATGGAGAAGAAAGCGGGAATTTTGATGAACAAGTATGAGCTAGGGCGACTGCTTGGACAAGGGACTTTCGCCAAGGTTTACCATGGGAGAAACCTCAAAACAGGGCAAAGCGTGGCCATTAAGATTGTTGATAAGGAAAAGATCCGGCGAGTTGGTTTGATTGATCAAATCAAGCGAGAAATCTCCGTGATGCGCCTTGTTAGGCACCCCAACATTGTTCAGCTCTACGAGGTCATGGCAAGCAAGACCAAGATCTATTTTGCCATGGAGTATGTCAGAGGCGGTGAACTCTTCAACAAAGTTGCCAAAGGGAAGCTCAGAGAAGAAGTAGCTCGAAAATATTTTCAGCAACTGGTAGACGCTGTTGAGTTCTGTCATAGCCGTGGTGTGTATCACCGCGATCTCAAGCCAGAGAATCTGCTTCTTGATGAAAATGGTGACTtgaaaatttcagattttgggCTGAGTGCGTTGCAAGAATCAACCAGGCAAGATGGCTTGCTTCACACGACATGTGGAACTCCAGCTTATGTTGCGCCCGAAGTTATTAACAAGAGAGGCTATGATGGAGCTAAAGCTGATATTTGGTCGTGTGGGGTTGTTCTTTTTGTTCTCTTGGCAGGTAACCTCCCATTCTATGATTCAAACTTGATGGAACTGTACAAGAAGATAACAAGGGCAGAGTTCAAGTGTCCGAATTGGTTTCCACCAGAAGTCAGGAAGCTACTTTCCAGGATTCTTGATCCCAATCCAAGCACGAGAGTGACCATGGCTAAGCTCATGGAGAATTATTGGTTTAGGAAGgggtataaaaaaattgaaaccccGGAATCCCCTCGAGGTCAAGATAGAAACAAGTTAATTAGCGACATTCATGCAGTTTTTGAGTGTGAGAGTAGTAGTTCCCGAGACACAGACCCACCAACAAATTCATGCAGAAGCCCTGTTAGGCCATCTTCGTTCAATGCCTTCGACATCATATCTCTCTCGAAAGGATTCAATTTATCAGGTTTGTTTGAAGGCGATGCCAATAGTAAACTAGAAGCAAGATTTACAACAACGAAACCTGCCTCAGCTATCGTGTCgaaatttgaagaaatagCAGTGACAGAAAGCTGTAAGTTCAACAAGAAGGATGGAACAGTGAAGTTACAGCACAACAGGCAAGGAAGAAAAGGGCAGCTTGCAGTAGATGCTGAAATTTTTGAGGTTACGCCGGCATTTCATGTAGTGGAGTTGAAGAAAGCTGCGGGGGACACAATGGAATATAAAGATTTCTGCAACCAAGGATTAAGGCCTTCTCTCAAGGACATTGTATGGACTTGGCAAGGAAATGATGAGCAGTAA